One genomic window of Candidatus Aminicenantes bacterium includes the following:
- a CDS encoding TlpA disulfide reductase family protein codes for MKTIAKILLSLLCAGLVAPQTPPAGQKSTDGFRVNLRRVDGVKPWAFGGFVFDPEAVAKTVKEYPVKLPSPLPEGAVLGYEAGPLYILKQKAPDATRIRLLLDVDTDLDLTNNSWIELPAVEGMEQATIVAIVRRFGGAAPHSASLPYRIWYHQRQGRDGKIEDVIYFASDYVYRGEFSRQGRDYSLELFDGDARGRFVREKMSNVDFVLKDKSVSAPANGLRFFELFPFEKALYKVQDFAEDGSWMEFAPSGLVPTLLGKPAPDFEMTDAAGQVFRLSDYRGKVLLLDFWYVWCKPCIAKFPSIKKKLDSLAGKPFVALGINIDEASRVEQARKVIADNGLTWRQVVEGKGAYIPAYQIYGRLPEHPMSFPIYVAIDEEGISRYATNDFDKMCRYLDAHFDDPAGPGNTLFVPLGRQYGAKPQTQPLNAVDFVGPRVKELVASGKLKMPPDTPKDARVGILTNGKALVASLGPQPGQVRLIVDADHNFDLNGEKEYLLRIPPDAKKIGTEEFKTTVDDVRLPYANGGMAGFPLTFQAKPAAPGVWPEIFVEGIIQFLSGSFVVDGTEYALETADLTGDFYFNEFDTTAPGFLKLKTLRGGEWVQIHEGTSHIPIGGALYRLRHVSDDGCLVELEKER; via the coding sequence ATGAAAACGATCGCGAAAATTCTGCTCAGCCTGCTCTGCGCGGGGCTCGTCGCCCCGCAGACTCCTCCGGCGGGACAGAAATCCACGGACGGTTTCCGGGTCAACCTGCGTCGCGTAGACGGCGTCAAGCCGTGGGCTTTCGGCGGATTCGTCTTCGATCCCGAGGCCGTGGCCAAAACCGTGAAGGAATATCCCGTCAAGCTCCCCTCGCCGCTCCCCGAGGGGGCCGTCTTGGGATACGAAGCCGGCCCCCTCTATATCCTAAAGCAAAAAGCGCCGGACGCCACGCGGATCCGGCTGCTTCTGGATGTAGATACCGACCTCGATTTGACCAACAACTCCTGGATTGAGCTTCCGGCAGTCGAGGGGATGGAGCAAGCGACGATCGTCGCCATCGTCCGCCGGTTCGGAGGCGCCGCACCGCACAGCGCAAGCCTGCCCTATCGGATCTGGTACCACCAGCGCCAGGGCCGGGACGGAAAGATCGAGGACGTCATCTACTTCGCCTCCGACTACGTCTATAGGGGCGAATTCAGCCGCCAAGGCCGCGACTATTCGCTCGAGCTTTTCGACGGCGACGCACGGGGCCGTTTCGTGCGCGAGAAGATGTCCAACGTGGATTTTGTGCTCAAGGACAAAAGCGTTTCCGCCCCGGCCAACGGGCTACGCTTCTTCGAGCTGTTCCCGTTCGAAAAAGCCCTCTACAAAGTCCAGGACTTCGCTGAGGACGGCAGCTGGATGGAATTCGCTCCCAGCGGCCTGGTGCCGACCCTCCTGGGCAAGCCCGCCCCCGACTTCGAGATGACCGATGCGGCCGGCCAGGTCTTCCGGCTCTCGGACTACCGGGGCAAAGTCCTCCTGCTGGACTTCTGGTACGTCTGGTGCAAGCCCTGCATCGCCAAGTTTCCCTCGATCAAGAAGAAGCTCGACTCGCTCGCCGGCAAGCCGTTCGTCGCGCTCGGCATCAACATCGATGAAGCGTCACGGGTGGAGCAGGCCCGCAAGGTCATCGCCGACAACGGACTGACGTGGCGGCAGGTCGTCGAGGGCAAGGGCGCCTATATCCCCGCCTACCAGATCTACGGCCGGCTGCCCGAGCACCCGATGTCGTTCCCGATCTATGTGGCCATCGACGAGGAGGGGATCTCCCGATACGCCACCAACGATTTCGACAAGATGTGCAGGTACCTGGACGCCCATTTCGACGATCCGGCCGGGCCGGGCAACACGTTGTTTGTGCCTCTCGGCCGCCAATACGGCGCCAAGCCGCAGACGCAGCCCCTCAACGCAGTCGATTTCGTCGGCCCGCGGGTCAAGGAGCTTGTCGCATCCGGAAAGCTCAAGATGCCTCCCGACACGCCCAAGGATGCCCGGGTCGGCATATTGACGAACGGCAAGGCGCTTGTGGCCTCGCTGGGCCCGCAGCCCGGTCAGGTTCGACTGATCGTCGACGCCGACCACAACTTCGATCTGAACGGAGAAAAAGAGTATCTGCTTCGTATCCCGCCCGATGCCAAGAAGATCGGCACGGAAGAATTCAAGACGACGGTCGATGATGTCCGCCTCCCCTATGCCAACGGAGGCATGGCCGGCTTTCCTCTGACCTTCCAAGCCAAGCCGGCCGCACCTGGTGTCTGGCCCGAGATCTTTGTTGAGGGCATCATCCAATTCCTCTCGGGATCATTCGTCGTCGACGGAACGGAATATGCCCTCGAAACGGCCGATCTGACCGGTGATTTCTACTTCAACGAGTTCGACACGACTGCGCCCGGATTTCTCAAGCTGAAAACTCTGCGGGGCGGCGAATGGGTTCAAATCCACGAAGGGACGTCGCATATCCCGATCGGCGGAGCCCTCTATCGTCTGCGGCACGTATCCGACGACGGGTGCCTTGTCGAGCTGGAAAAGGAACGCTAG
- a CDS encoding 6-bladed beta-propeller, with the protein MKSRYLAPLFASAFLAAALTAASSGILGQKPVTNDVFKTGKVRFVPLVTITDEAMGGKAVFSWPTDVAVDDKGRIHISDSKENNIKVFDKAGVYLKTIGRKGQGPGEFQYLFEVEFSHGRLYASENSRITVFDAEGVYLRTMTAEKGRSWQKMRALPDGRFLVEKNLVDYQSPSRKEETLLDLYSADFAFLKTVYRREIRRYKYVSEPASRGLPIPFVANFSWDILPDGRIAVGYSASYEIELYDPDKGKIGSFSHATTPVAVTTEDKKVFFAGISYMTQDGGGPPVLHKGADEFTIKNTEFPKFKPPFTRLLVDAQGRIWVRLSGPAVEKEGLRFDIFDGAGRFLGHVLVRDGVFPSRLLPWAGGFWAIKATEDDEFTVVKYGIVADRLP; encoded by the coding sequence ATGAAGTCCCGATATCTAGCGCCTCTTTTCGCATCGGCGTTCCTCGCCGCGGCGCTGACGGCTGCAAGCAGCGGGATCCTCGGGCAGAAGCCCGTCACCAACGACGTCTTCAAGACGGGCAAGGTCCGCTTCGTTCCGCTCGTCACCATCACGGACGAGGCCATGGGCGGAAAGGCCGTCTTCTCCTGGCCAACCGATGTCGCAGTGGACGACAAGGGCCGCATCCACATCAGCGATTCTAAAGAAAACAATATCAAGGTATTCGATAAGGCGGGCGTCTATCTCAAGACGATCGGCCGCAAGGGCCAAGGGCCGGGCGAGTTCCAATATCTTTTCGAAGTCGAGTTCTCGCATGGCCGGCTCTACGCTTCGGAGAACAGCCGGATCACCGTCTTTGACGCGGAAGGGGTATACCTTCGTACGATGACTGCCGAGAAGGGCCGATCCTGGCAGAAGATGCGGGCTTTGCCGGACGGCCGATTCCTAGTCGAGAAGAACCTCGTCGATTACCAAAGTCCAAGCCGCAAGGAGGAAACGCTCCTCGATCTGTACTCGGCCGATTTTGCATTCCTGAAAACCGTATACCGGCGCGAGATTCGGCGCTACAAATACGTCTCGGAGCCGGCATCCAGGGGCTTGCCGATCCCATTCGTCGCCAATTTCTCTTGGGACATCTTGCCGGACGGTCGAATCGCCGTCGGCTATTCGGCAAGCTATGAGATCGAGCTTTATGACCCCGACAAAGGCAAGATCGGCTCGTTCTCACACGCCACAACACCCGTCGCAGTCACGACTGAGGATAAGAAGGTCTTTTTCGCCGGGATCTCCTATATGACGCAAGACGGCGGAGGCCCCCCGGTCCTGCATAAAGGCGCCGACGAATTCACGATCAAGAATACGGAGTTCCCGAAATTCAAGCCGCCATTCACCCGTCTATTGGTTGATGCCCAAGGCCGCATCTGGGTTCGCCTGTCCGGACCAGCGGTGGAGAAGGAAGGCCTCCGATTCGACATTTTCGACGGAGCCGGGCGTTTCTTGGGCCATGTCCTGGTCAGGGATGGAGTATTCCCCTCCCGGCTGCTGCCCTGGGCAGGCGGATTCTGGGCCATCAAGGCGACGGAAGACGACGAGTTTACCGTCGTCAAATACGGGATTGTTGCCGATCGCCTGCCGTAA
- a CDS encoding nucleotidyltransferase domain-containing protein, which produces MWPIDVLPNHLEIILGILEKFVPGPEVRAFGSRVTGKARRHSDLDLAIMTERPLDVAVLAGMNAAFSESDLPFTLDILDWAVLEEHVRSFICEGSVIIREATERL; this is translated from the coding sequence ATGTGGCCGATTGACGTTCTGCCCAATCATCTCGAGATTATTCTGGGCATACTCGAGAAATTCGTCCCGGGGCCGGAAGTCCGGGCTTTCGGCTCGCGGGTGACGGGGAAAGCCCGCCGCCATTCGGATCTGGATCTAGCCATCATGACCGAGCGGCCGCTCGATGTGGCGGTGCTGGCCGGAATGAACGCGGCCTTTTCCGAATCCGATCTGCCGTTCACCTTGGATATTCTCGATTGGGCGGTCCTCGAAGAGCACGTTCGCAGCTTCATTTGCGAGGGATCCGTCATCATTCGCGAGGCGACGGAGCGGCTTTAG